A genomic region of Pseudoxanthomonas suwonensis contains the following coding sequences:
- a CDS encoding DUF7507 domain-containing protein, which yields MNVFRPSATTATWIMRAAGATRALRAGWPRGSSAAAMATLLLFAPVAQAQVQNGGFETGNFSSWTIKDYNRSGSGLPSVPPTSSGLVGLPNQLDLTKTGADRGGAGDTNVYRTQVLTSAGTAANTGSNGPRYPFSGNVSARVGGSGSLKGSSIEQTVTMALSDVDPVDGKVHIRFAMAPVLNDPNHAKHEQPYFFVEVVNLTKNRQLFQTFNYANQPGIPWQNFGDYKFTNWQGFDIAPGNGQLDVGDQVLLKIFVANCSPSAAAHTAQVYLDVVGSKMPGLTVAAAGPSTTKPGEQVTYTYNYVNNTGVYALGSMVRLAAPFTEDSKALTFVSGSYPASCSAVQPATTNPLRGAYIECPVGDLVAGDGGSFNVTFTVPANAETNQTNAALAVINNGDYDIRANTVSPFIGPLVKTNIVGAATSLVDMGITVGNGGVPSYLQGNPVAYTVTVTNNGPIDVNGAAVTQILTGVSGTAAWTCAPAPGSTATCGAASGTGPISTTGSLPVGQSLVYTVTGITATAAGTPVVTVVNVAPPAGMSDSVAANNTDGLSTPVSDQQHTLTVNTTGAGTGKVTAVPGTLACASPGGTACRAQLLGRDQEAYLSAVADSGSIFKHWITPGDCTSVGGDQCHVRMGTQDLSVTAVFAKVWMVTPSIVGGSMTPVTPQVVEEGQGTSFSITPGTPGQVPVISTPTGANTCPGTLTGPSGGNYTWSVSPVTEDCAFHVTFVTPDPKLTVTKSESSSGPYTQGDVIDYAFLVKNTGNVALTGILVNDARLDAAANCPVTTLAPDAETTCTGSHTVTAAEVAVGLVHNSATATGTPPTGAAVDSPPSEVDIETAQNPGLTIVKSVTSAGPYAVGDVIDYQFVVTNTGDVNLSGIVVHDAQLDAAAVCAATALAPTASTTCTGSHTVTAAEVAVGNVHNSATASGTPPATPGNPTPTPVDTPTPSEVDTPTVQNPGLTIVKSVTSAGPYTVGDVIDYQFVVTNTGDVNLSGIVVHDGQLDAAAVCAATTLAPTASTTCTGSHTVTAADVDAGNVHNSATASGTPPVTPGNPTPTPVDTPTPGEVDTPIAQAPSLTIAKSVTSTGPYTAGSTIAYAFLVTNTGDVTLSNVAVTDPLPGLSAVACPATTLAPSADMTCTASYTVTAADVDAGNVHNSVTAQGTPPVTPGNPTPTPVDTPTPSEVNTPIAQAPGLSIGKSVTSAGPYTAGSTISYAFLVTNTGDVTLSDVAVTDPLPGLSAVACPATTLASGADMTCTASYTVTAADVEAGNVHNSAMARGTPPATPTNPAPAPINTPTPSEVDTPIAQAPGLSIAKSVTSTGPYTAGSTIAYAFLVTNTGDVTLSDVAVTDPLPGLSAVTCPATTLAPGTGMTCTASYTVTAADVEAGNVHNSAMARGTPPVTTANPTPTPINAPTPGQVDTPIAQAPGLSIGKSVTSTSPYAQGSTIAYAFLVTNTGDVTLSDVAVTDPLPGLSAVTCPATTLAPGTGMTCTASYTVTAADVDAGNVHNSATASGTPPATPGNPTPSPVPTPTPGDVDTPITQLPGLTVVKTAVEGSHGVGDAIAYRFVVTNTGNVTLSDIQVNDALLDAPAACPVTMLAAAASTTCTGAYTVTQADVDVGSVHNVATATATPPGASAQPISSEPAEVTTPIAQHPAIVTAKTAVLSVDGATPGMANIGDVITYAVTATNTGNVTLADVAVEDTLDGYAPTLLACVPTTLAPGETATCASYDHTVTVADANRAGGSLDNRVEASATALMGGSVSFTVTAQGNAMMAVEPDPMQLRMVKTASPRDVKVGDLVRYTLSIQNTGTTPLVNGVIVDTPPAGFSYVEGSLVVRDADNAGRLVNQHPLDIDQIDIPAGHTATVAYLLRVGAGVRPGIHSNSALVRDSGEPASNVATADVQLTGDPMLDESLILGTVFDDRDGDGWQDSAALSGVRVQGGFAPGAYVANSTTVDRGNGPQPEADASSPLLHGIAIGAIAGRESDADPAVAHRVVVSQTLASLDFTDGFVLTSDEGVSVRMDAAGGTTVERTGKAAKGLTAAAPSVARRISRMADGYRVDYVIRNEGVDERGIPGVRIASLEGLLVETDQFGRYHLAGIEGGRWERGRNFMLKVDPATLPPGSALTTDNPQLRRVTPGLPVRFDFGVKLPPGVADEGRQEVELELGEVMFDPGSAALRAPYLPVIEQMAAQVRQHGAGEVVISANGGSQALAYDRAKAVREALLAALDPELAQAVTVSLRTDLADPRSTLLSLGQSPLLGTVLFDTDKSAIKPEFAPVIERIAADIERLGGGTVGVVGHADRRGSDAYNLALGLRRANAVHEAIASLLSAEARSRLRVEVDDDPTAPVGPQSHQGEQ from the coding sequence ATGAACGTTTTCCGCCCCTCAGCAACTACCGCCACCTGGATCATGCGCGCCGCCGGCGCAACGCGGGCATTGCGCGCCGGCTGGCCGCGCGGCAGTTCCGCCGCTGCCATGGCCACCCTGCTGCTGTTCGCACCCGTGGCGCAGGCGCAGGTCCAGAACGGTGGGTTCGAAACCGGCAATTTCTCCAGCTGGACCATCAAGGACTACAACCGTTCCGGTTCCGGCCTCCCGTCGGTGCCGCCAACCAGCAGCGGCCTGGTGGGGTTGCCGAACCAACTGGACCTGACCAAGACGGGGGCGGACAGGGGCGGCGCGGGCGACACGAACGTCTATCGGACGCAGGTGCTGACCAGTGCCGGCACCGCGGCGAACACGGGCAGCAACGGGCCGAGGTATCCGTTCTCGGGCAATGTGTCGGCCCGTGTCGGCGGCAGTGGCAGCCTGAAGGGTTCCTCGATCGAACAGACCGTCACCATGGCGTTGTCCGACGTCGATCCGGTGGACGGCAAGGTGCACATCCGCTTCGCGATGGCGCCGGTACTGAACGATCCGAATCACGCCAAGCACGAGCAGCCGTACTTCTTCGTGGAAGTGGTCAACCTGACCAAGAACAGGCAGCTCTTCCAGACTTTCAACTACGCCAACCAGCCCGGCATTCCGTGGCAGAACTTCGGAGACTACAAGTTCACCAATTGGCAGGGCTTCGACATCGCGCCCGGCAACGGCCAACTGGACGTGGGTGACCAGGTCCTGCTGAAGATATTCGTCGCCAACTGTTCGCCAAGCGCGGCCGCCCATACGGCCCAGGTCTATCTCGACGTGGTCGGCTCCAAGATGCCGGGCCTGACCGTGGCCGCCGCCGGACCGTCCACCACCAAGCCTGGCGAGCAGGTCACCTATACCTACAACTACGTCAACAACACCGGCGTCTATGCGCTGGGTTCGATGGTGCGCCTGGCGGCGCCGTTCACCGAGGACAGCAAGGCGCTGACCTTCGTGTCGGGCAGCTATCCGGCCAGTTGCTCGGCTGTCCAGCCGGCCACGACCAATCCGTTGCGCGGTGCATACATCGAATGCCCGGTGGGTGACCTGGTGGCCGGTGACGGAGGCAGCTTCAACGTCACCTTCACGGTGCCGGCAAATGCCGAAACCAACCAGACGAATGCCGCGCTGGCGGTCATCAACAACGGTGACTACGACATTCGCGCCAATACGGTCAGCCCGTTCATCGGCCCGCTGGTCAAGACCAACATCGTCGGCGCCGCCACCTCCCTGGTGGACATGGGCATCACTGTCGGCAATGGCGGCGTGCCGTCCTACCTGCAGGGCAATCCGGTCGCCTACACGGTCACCGTCACCAACAACGGCCCGATCGACGTCAATGGTGCGGCCGTCACCCAGATACTGACGGGCGTGAGCGGCACGGCAGCCTGGACCTGTGCCCCGGCCCCTGGCAGCACGGCCACCTGCGGCGCGGCTAGCGGGACCGGCCCCATCTCGACCACCGGCAGCCTGCCCGTAGGCCAGAGCCTGGTCTATACCGTCACCGGCATCACCGCCACGGCGGCAGGCACGCCCGTGGTGACCGTCGTCAACGTGGCTCCGCCCGCCGGCATGTCCGACAGCGTGGCGGCCAACAACACCGATGGCCTGAGCACCCCGGTCAGCGACCAGCAGCACACGCTCACGGTCAACACCACGGGCGCGGGTACCGGCAAGGTCACGGCGGTGCCCGGCACGCTCGCATGCGCCTCACCGGGCGGCACGGCTTGCCGCGCCCAGCTTCTGGGCAGGGACCAGGAGGCGTACCTGAGCGCGGTCGCCGATTCCGGTTCCATCTTCAAGCACTGGATCACGCCCGGCGATTGCACGTCCGTCGGTGGCGACCAGTGCCACGTGAGGATGGGCACGCAGGACCTCTCCGTCACCGCGGTCTTTGCCAAAGTCTGGATGGTCACGCCCTCCATCGTCGGCGGCAGCATGACCCCCGTTACCCCACAGGTGGTGGAGGAAGGCCAAGGCACCAGCTTCAGCATCACCCCCGGTACACCCGGCCAGGTGCCGGTCATCAGCACGCCGACCGGAGCAAATACCTGCCCTGGCACGCTGACCGGCCCCAGCGGCGGCAACTACACCTGGAGCGTCAGCCCGGTGACGGAGGACTGTGCGTTCCATGTGACGTTCGTGACCCCCGATCCCAAGCTCACCGTCACCAAGAGCGAATCGTCGAGCGGGCCATACACGCAGGGCGACGTGATCGACTACGCCTTCCTGGTGAAGAACACAGGCAACGTTGCGTTGACCGGCATTTTGGTGAACGACGCGCGGCTGGATGCGGCGGCGAACTGCCCCGTGACCACGCTGGCCCCGGATGCGGAAACCACCTGCACCGGCAGCCACACGGTGACGGCCGCGGAAGTGGCTGTCGGCCTGGTGCATAACAGCGCCACCGCGACGGGTACGCCTCCCACGGGTGCCGCCGTGGACAGTCCGCCGAGCGAGGTGGACATCGAAACCGCGCAGAACCCGGGGCTGACCATCGTCAAGTCGGTGACCTCGGCCGGTCCATACGCCGTGGGCGACGTGATCGACTACCAGTTCGTGGTGACGAATACGGGCGACGTGAACCTGAGCGGCATCGTGGTGCACGATGCGCAGCTGGACGCGGCCGCCGTCTGTGCGGCCACGGCGCTGGCGCCGACGGCTTCGACCACCTGCACGGGCAGCCACACAGTGACCGCGGCGGAAGTGGCGGTCGGCAACGTGCACAACAGTGCGACGGCCAGTGGTACGCCGCCGGCGACGCCGGGCAATCCGACGCCGACGCCGGTGGATACGCCGACACCGAGCGAGGTGGACACGCCGACCGTACAGAACCCGGGGCTGACCATCGTCAAGTCGGTGACCTCGGCCGGTCCATACACCGTGGGCGACGTGATCGACTACCAGTTCGTGGTGACGAATACGGGCGACGTGAACCTGAGCGGCATCGTGGTGCACGATGGGCAGCTGGACGCGGCCGCCGTCTGTGCGGCCACGACGCTGGCACCCACGGCTTCGACCACCTGCACCGGCAGCCACACGGTCACGGCCGCGGATGTGGACGCGGGCAACGTGCACAACAGCGCCACGGCCAGTGGTACGCCGCCGGTGACGCCGGGCAATCCGACGCCGACGCCGGTGGACACGCCGACGCCTGGCGAAGTGGATACGCCGATCGCGCAGGCGCCGTCGCTGACGATCGCCAAGAGCGTGACCTCGACCGGTCCGTATACGGCAGGCAGCACGATCGCCTATGCGTTCCTGGTGACCAACACCGGCGACGTCACCCTGAGCAATGTGGCGGTGACCGACCCGTTGCCGGGCCTGAGCGCGGTCGCCTGTCCGGCGACGACGCTGGCGCCAAGCGCGGACATGACCTGCACGGCGAGCTACACGGTGACGGCCGCGGATGTGGACGCGGGCAACGTGCACAACAGCGTCACGGCCCAGGGCACGCCGCCGGTGACGCCGGGCAATCCGACGCCGACGCCGGTGGACACGCCGACGCCGAGCGAAGTGAACACGCCGATCGCACAGGCCCCTGGCCTGAGCATCGGCAAGAGCGTGACCTCGGCCGGCCCTTATACGGCAGGCAGCACGATCAGCTATGCGTTCCTGGTGACCAACACCGGTGACGTCACCCTGAGCGATGTGGCGGTGACCGATCCGTTGCCGGGCCTGAGCGCGGTCGCCTGTCCGGCGACGACGCTGGCGTCGGGCGCGGACATGACCTGTACGGCGAGCTACACGGTGACGGCCGCCGACGTGGAAGCGGGCAACGTGCACAACAGCGCGATGGCCCGCGGCACGCCGCCGGCGACGCCGACCAACCCGGCCCCGGCGCCGATCAACACGCCGACGCCGAGCGAAGTGGATACACCGATCGCGCAGGCCCCTGGCCTGAGCATCGCCAAGAGCGTGACCTCGACCGGCCCTTATACGGCAGGCAGCACCATCGCCTACGCGTTCCTGGTGACCAACACTGGCGACGTGACCCTGAGCGATGTGGCGGTGACCGACCCGTTGCCGGGCCTGAGCGCTGTCACCTGTCCGGCGACGACGCTGGCGCCGGGCACAGGCATGACCTGCACGGCGAGCTACACGGTGACGGCCGCCGACGTGGAAGCGGGCAACGTGCACAACAGCGCGATGGCCCGCGGCACGCCGCCGGTGACGACAGCCAACCCGACCCCCACGCCGATCAATGCCCCGACACCGGGCCAGGTGGATACACCGATTGCCCAAGCCCCCGGCCTGAGCATCGGCAAGAGCGTAACCTCGACCAGCCCCTACGCGCAGGGCAGCACGATCGCCTACGCGTTCCTGGTGACCAACACTGGCGACGTGACCCTGAGCGATGTGGCGGTGACCGACCCGTTGCCGGGCCTGAGCGCTGTCACCTGTCCGGCGACGACGCTGGCGCCGGGCACAGGCATGACCTGTACGGCGAGCTACACGGTGACGGCCGCGGATGTGGATGCGGGCAACGTGCACAACAGTGCCACGGCCAGTGGTACGCCGCCGGCGACCCCGGGCAATCCGACCCCGTCGCCGGTGCCGACGCCCACGCCGGGTGACGTGGATACGCCGATCACCCAGCTGCCGGGCCTGACGGTAGTGAAGACGGCGGTGGAAGGCAGCCATGGCGTGGGCGACGCGATCGCCTACCGGTTCGTGGTGACGAACACCGGCAACGTGACGCTCAGCGACATCCAGGTGAACGATGCGCTGCTGGACGCGCCGGCAGCATGCCCGGTGACGATGCTGGCCGCGGCCGCGTCGACGACCTGCACGGGCGCCTACACCGTGACGCAGGCCGACGTGGATGTGGGCAGCGTGCACAACGTGGCCACTGCCACGGCGACGCCGCCCGGCGCATCCGCCCAGCCGATCAGCAGCGAACCGGCCGAGGTGACCACGCCCATCGCGCAGCACCCGGCCATCGTCACCGCCAAGACGGCGGTGCTGAGCGTGGACGGCGCCACGCCCGGCATGGCCAACATCGGCGACGTGATCACCTATGCGGTGACGGCGACCAATACCGGCAACGTGACCCTGGCCGATGTGGCGGTCGAGGACACCCTGGACGGCTACGCGCCGACCCTGCTGGCCTGCGTGCCGACCACGCTGGCGCCCGGCGAGACGGCGACCTGCGCCAGCTACGACCACACGGTGACGGTGGCCGACGCCAACCGCGCCGGCGGCAGCCTGGACAACAGGGTGGAGGCGAGCGCGACCGCGCTGATGGGCGGCAGCGTGTCGTTCACCGTGACCGCGCAGGGCAACGCGATGATGGCGGTCGAGCCGGATCCGATGCAGCTGCGGATGGTCAAGACCGCCAGCCCGCGCGACGTGAAGGTCGGCGACCTGGTGCGCTACACGCTGTCGATCCAGAACACCGGCACCACACCGCTGGTCAATGGCGTCATCGTCGACACCCCGCCGGCCGGCTTCAGCTACGTCGAAGGTTCGCTGGTGGTGCGGGATGCGGACAATGCCGGCCGCCTGGTCAACCAGCATCCGCTCGACATCGACCAGATCGACATCCCGGCCGGCCACACCGCGACGGTGGCCTACCTGCTGCGCGTGGGCGCGGGCGTCCGCCCGGGCATCCACAGCAACAGCGCGCTGGTGCGCGACAGCGGAGAGCCGGCCTCGAACGTGGCCACGGCCGACGTGCAGTTGACCGGCGATCCGATGCTGGACGAGTCGCTGATCCTGGGTACGGTGTTCGACGACCGCGACGGCGATGGCTGGCAGGACAGCGCGGCGCTGAGTGGCGTGCGGGTGCAGGGCGGCTTCGCTCCGGGCGCGTATGTCGCCAACTCGACCACGGTGGATCGCGGCAATGGCCCGCAGCCGGAGGCGGACGCCAGTTCGCCGCTGCTGCATGGCATCGCCATCGGTGCCATCGCCGGACGCGAATCGGATGCCGATCCGGCTGTGGCCCATCGCGTGGTGGTAAGCCAGACGCTGGCCTCGCTGGACTTCACCGATGGCTTCGTGCTGACCAGCGACGAAGGCGTGAGCGTGCGCATGGACGCCGCCGGCGGCACCACGGTGGAACGCACCGGCAAGGCCGCCAAGGGCCTGACCGCTGCGGCGCCTAGCGTGGCCCGCAGGATCAGCCGGATGGCGGACGGCTACCGCGTGGACTACGTCATCCGGAACGAGGGTGTCGATGAGCGCGGCATCCCGGGTGTGCGCATCGCTTCGCTGGAAGGCCTGCTGGTGGAAACCGACCAGTTCGGCCGCTACCACCTGGCCGGCATCGAAGGAGGGCGCTGGGAGCGGGGCCGCAACTTCATGCTGAAGGTCGATCCGGCCACGCTGCCGCCGGGCAGTGCGCTCACCACCGACAACCCGCAGTTGCGCCGGGTGACGCCGGGCTTGCCGGTGCGCTTCGACTTCGGCGTGAAGTTGCCGCCAGGCGTGGCTGACGAGGGGCGCCAGGAGGTGGAGCTGGAGCTGGGTGAGGTGATGTTCGACCCGGGCAGCGCCGCGTTGCGCGCACCGTACCTGCCCGTCATCGAGCAGATGGCCGCGCAGGTGCGCCAGCACGGTGCCGGCGAAGTGGTGATATCGGCCAACGGCGGTTCCCAGGCGCTGGCCTACGACCGCGCCAAGGCGGTGCGCGAAGCGCTGCTGGCGGCCCTGGATCCTGAACTGGCGCAGGCCGTGACGGTCAGCTTGCGCACCGACCTGGCCGATCCGCGCAGCACCCTGCTGTCGCTGGGCCAGTCGCCGCTGCTGGGCACGGTGCTGTTCGATACCGACAAGTCCGCGATCAAGCCCGAGTTCGCCCCGGTGATCGAGAGGATCGCCGCCGATATCGAGAGGCTGGGCGGCGGCACGGTCGGCGTGGTTGGCCATGCCGACCGCCGTGGCTCCGATGCCTACAACCTGGCGCTGGGCCTGCGTCGCGCCAACGCGGTCCATGAGGCCATCGCCAGCCTGTTGAGCGCGGAGGCGCGAAGCCGGTTGCGGGTGGAGGTGGACGACGACCCGACAGCTCCCGTTGGCCCGCAGAGCCATCAGGGGGAGCAGTGA